A stretch of the Malus sylvestris chromosome 10, drMalSylv7.2, whole genome shotgun sequence genome encodes the following:
- the LOC126584164 gene encoding uncharacterized protein LOC126584164 isoform X3, which yields MALRYRRFREISRILPRIHSGDHLLQCRLVTKLSALSIIPQSYALERIDKGISQCGFRAQRLSTTSKVSHERTGELDLLSFIKSTLNVLEGPCHCWLNRTKGGKDSFKRDGTFLVLAGRFLETSLTTSSEAAIMLEKMKSLQQRFPRLHIIGFVSGGSIHSAADRSHVIQYTLTEYITFPIILSNKNFTEMANGACCILFKGFKSPVVYHEKDMDLKVLSKAVEDLLVQDDRSSKSLTNLKSTWAKQPEIIKEPYADSLRNFLFHFPGCISADESGNRLFLSDSNHHRIIVFDGNGHILDCIGSSPGFEDGNFESSKLARPAASFYVAAEDCLYFVDSENHAIRKADMESRVLETIYPVGDTTKKSNQFWTWITTKLGLKRNAHTRTEGFDLQSLMYPWHLMKSIDDSLVVMNRSFDTLWILNLASGEIKEVVRGFLKILEVCGPQIMEKVALLKQMPHDWLQEQTKVVCSPELLPYAGLLSSFTTLQNHVILCDMVGQRILKLSEESGVCSTFQFSNFGILGLPYWLPSSLEKVYTNGGGVEGVIDHLESFSSLLPGRIGIQLNVEVPEDTELVEQLQEGCIWRQARGAATEVSRVEDVGGSSEKVGVAQQWYDELDNLALSISEPDPESTVEDESTTRETGFQDGKVHINCVVNTSPGTSEVIVYAVLYLKLKRKQEVAEDNQEKYAARIADILNSEKSGKLGRDSCLQLLLKSNRDLRDVIFMKPLHVRIKLDCLDHPKATNSKEIILTDTDVEVNVSLNL from the exons ATGGCTCTCAGATATCGGCGTTTCAGAGAAATCTCACGAATATTGCCGCGAATTCACTCCG GTGATCATCTTCTACAATGTAGATTGGTTACCAAGTTATCGGCTTTGTCCATAATTCCACAGTCATACGCTCTGGAAAGAATTGATAAGGGGATTTCACAATGTGGGTTTCGTGCTCAGCG GCTATCAACCACGTCAAAAGTATCACACGAGCGTACCGGTGAACTTGATCTTTTGTCCTTCATTAAATCCACATTAAATGTGCTCGAAG GTCCTTGCCATTGTTGGTTGAATAGGACCAAGGGAGGCAAAGATTCCTTTAAAAGAGATGGAACTTTCTTGGTTCTTGCTGGACGGTTTCTTGAAACTTCTTTAACAACTAGTTCCGAAGCTGCTATCATGTTAGAAAAAATGAAGTCACTTCAACAGAg GTTTCCTCGTCTCCACATTATCGGCTTTGTGTCAGGTGGGTCGATTCACTCAGCTGCTGATCGAAGCCATGTAATCCAATATACACTGACGGAATACATAACATTTCCTATTATATTGTCGAACAAGAACTTCACTGAG ATGGCAAACGGGGCATGCTGCATTTTGTTTAAAGGTTTTAAAAGTCCAGTGGTTTACCATGAGAAGGACATGGATCTCAAAGTTCTTAGTAAAG CTGTTGAGGACTTGCTTGTGCAAGATGATAGGAGTTCCAAGTCGCTTACTAACTTGAAAAGCACTTGGGCGAAGCAACCTGAGATCATTAAGGAACCATATGCTGATTCTTTAAGGAATTTTCTCTTCCACTTCCCAG GCTGCATCTCTGCAGATGAAAGTGGGAACCGCCTCTTCCTTTCTGACAGCAATCATCATCGGATTATTGTATTTGATGGAAATGGGCATATTCTGGACTGT ATTGGTTCCTCCCCAGGTTTTGAGGATGGAAACTTTGAATCTTccaagttggcacgccctgcagCTTCATTTTATGTTGCCGCTGAGGATTGCCTATATTTTGTTGATTCAGAG AATCATGCCATCAGGAAAGCTGATATGGAGAGCCGGGTTCTGGAAACCATCTATCCAGTGGGAGACACTACTAAGAAGAGTAATCAATTTTGGACCTGGATCACAACCAAGCTAGGTTTGAAACGCAATGCCCATACAAGGACTGAAGGATTTGATTTACAATCATTGATGTATCCTTGGCATCTGATGAAATCTATTGATGACAGTCTTGTTGTTATGAACCGAAG CTTTGATACTCTATGGATCCTAAATTTGGCTTCAGGAGAGATAAAAGAAGTCGTCAGAG GGTTCCTGAAGATTTTGGAGGTCTGTGGACCGCAGATCATGGAGAAAGTAGCGCTGTTGAAACAGATGCCACATGATTGGTTGCAAGAGCAGACCAAGGTTGTTTGTTCACCAGAGCTGCTCCCATATGCTGGCCTATTATCTTCATTTACCACCTTGCAGAATCACGTAATCCTTTGTGATATGG TTGGACAGAGGATTTTGAAACTAAGTGAAGAATCTGGAGTATGTTCGACCtttcagttttcaaattttggaatCCTTGGACTGCCATATTGGTTGCCATCCTCATTGGAGAAAGTATATACTAA TGGAGGTGGAGTTGAGGGAGTGATTGATCATCTTGAATCTTTCAGTTCGTTATTACCAG GAAGAATTGGGATACAGTTAAATGTGGAGGTCCCTGAGGATACTGAGCTTGTGGAACAGTTACAAGAAGGCTGTATATGGCGCCAGGCAAGAGGAGCTGCTACTGAAGTGTCAAGGGTAGAGGATGTAGGAGGATCTTCCGAGAAG GTTGGTGTTGCTCAACAATGGTATGATGAACTGGACAATCTTGCCTTGTCGATATCAGAACCTGATCCAGAGTCAACTGTTGAAGATGAGAGTACGACTAGGGAAACAGGATTTCAGGACGGGAAAGTACACATCAATTGTGTTGTCAATACTAGTCCTGGAACAAGCGAG GTTATTGTTTACGCAGTGTTGtatttaaaactcaaaagaaagcaAGAAGTAGCAGAAGATAATCAGGAGAAATATGCAGCAAGAATAGCAGATATTTTAAACTCGGAGAAGAGTGGAAAGCTGGGAAGAGATTCGTGCCTTCAGCTCTTGTTAAAATCAAACAGAGATTTGAGAGATGTCATCTTTATGAAACCTCTACATGTCAGGATAAAATTGGATTGCCTTGATCACCCGAAGGCTACTAACTCGAAAGAAATTATTCTAACGGACACCGACGTCGAGGTCAATGTATCGCTTAACTTGTGA
- the LOC126584164 gene encoding uncharacterized protein LOC126584164 isoform X2, whose product MALRYRRFREISRILPRIHSGDHLLQCRLVTKLSALSIIPQSYALERIDKGISQFSFRLSTTSKVSHERTGELDLLSFIKSTLNVLEGPCHCWLNRTKGGKDSFKRDGTFLVLAGRFLETSLTTSSEAAIMLEKMKSLQQRFPRLHIIGFVSGGSIHSAADRSHVIQYTLTEYITFPIILSNKNFTEMANGACCILFKGFKSPVVYHEKDMDLKVLSKAVEDLLVQDDRSSKSLTNLKSTWAKQPEIIKEPYADSLRNFLFHFPGCISADESGNRLFLSDSNHHRIIVFDGNGHILDCIGSSPGFEDGNFESSKLARPAASFYVAAEDCLYFVDSEFACGVSTKNHAIRKADMESRVLETIYPVGDTTKKSNQFWTWITTKLGLKRNAHTRTEGFDLQSLMYPWHLMKSIDDSLVVMNRSFDTLWILNLASGEIKEVVRGFLKILEVCGPQIMEKVALLKQMPHDWLQEQTKVVCSPELLPYAGLLSSFTTLQNHVILCDMVGQRILKLSEESGVCSTFQFSNFGILGLPYWLPSSLEKVYTNGGGVEGVIDHLESFSSLLPGRIGIQLNVEVPEDTELVEQLQEGCIWRQARGAATEVSRVEDVGGSSEKVGVAQQWYDELDNLALSISEPDPESTVEDESTTRETGFQDGKVHINCVVNTSPGTSEVIVYAVLYLKLKRKQEVAEDNQEKYAARIADILNSEKSGKLGRDSCLQLLLKSNRDLRDVIFMKPLHVRIKLDCLDHPKATNSKEIILTDTDVEVNVSLNL is encoded by the exons ATGGCTCTCAGATATCGGCGTTTCAGAGAAATCTCACGAATATTGCCGCGAATTCACTCCG GTGATCATCTTCTACAATGTAGATTGGTTACCAAGTTATCGGCTTTGTCCATAATTCCACAGTCATACGCTCTGGAAAGAATTGATAAGGGGATTTCACAAT TCTCTTTCAGGCTATCAACCACGTCAAAAGTATCACACGAGCGTACCGGTGAACTTGATCTTTTGTCCTTCATTAAATCCACATTAAATGTGCTCGAAG GTCCTTGCCATTGTTGGTTGAATAGGACCAAGGGAGGCAAAGATTCCTTTAAAAGAGATGGAACTTTCTTGGTTCTTGCTGGACGGTTTCTTGAAACTTCTTTAACAACTAGTTCCGAAGCTGCTATCATGTTAGAAAAAATGAAGTCACTTCAACAGAg GTTTCCTCGTCTCCACATTATCGGCTTTGTGTCAGGTGGGTCGATTCACTCAGCTGCTGATCGAAGCCATGTAATCCAATATACACTGACGGAATACATAACATTTCCTATTATATTGTCGAACAAGAACTTCACTGAG ATGGCAAACGGGGCATGCTGCATTTTGTTTAAAGGTTTTAAAAGTCCAGTGGTTTACCATGAGAAGGACATGGATCTCAAAGTTCTTAGTAAAG CTGTTGAGGACTTGCTTGTGCAAGATGATAGGAGTTCCAAGTCGCTTACTAACTTGAAAAGCACTTGGGCGAAGCAACCTGAGATCATTAAGGAACCATATGCTGATTCTTTAAGGAATTTTCTCTTCCACTTCCCAG GCTGCATCTCTGCAGATGAAAGTGGGAACCGCCTCTTCCTTTCTGACAGCAATCATCATCGGATTATTGTATTTGATGGAAATGGGCATATTCTGGACTGT ATTGGTTCCTCCCCAGGTTTTGAGGATGGAAACTTTGAATCTTccaagttggcacgccctgcagCTTCATTTTATGTTGCCGCTGAGGATTGCCTATATTTTGTTGATTCAGAG TTTGCATGTGGGGTCTCTACTAAGAATCATGCCATCAGGAAAGCTGATATGGAGAGCCGGGTTCTGGAAACCATCTATCCAGTGGGAGACACTACTAAGAAGAGTAATCAATTTTGGACCTGGATCACAACCAAGCTAGGTTTGAAACGCAATGCCCATACAAGGACTGAAGGATTTGATTTACAATCATTGATGTATCCTTGGCATCTGATGAAATCTATTGATGACAGTCTTGTTGTTATGAACCGAAG CTTTGATACTCTATGGATCCTAAATTTGGCTTCAGGAGAGATAAAAGAAGTCGTCAGAG GGTTCCTGAAGATTTTGGAGGTCTGTGGACCGCAGATCATGGAGAAAGTAGCGCTGTTGAAACAGATGCCACATGATTGGTTGCAAGAGCAGACCAAGGTTGTTTGTTCACCAGAGCTGCTCCCATATGCTGGCCTATTATCTTCATTTACCACCTTGCAGAATCACGTAATCCTTTGTGATATGG TTGGACAGAGGATTTTGAAACTAAGTGAAGAATCTGGAGTATGTTCGACCtttcagttttcaaattttggaatCCTTGGACTGCCATATTGGTTGCCATCCTCATTGGAGAAAGTATATACTAA TGGAGGTGGAGTTGAGGGAGTGATTGATCATCTTGAATCTTTCAGTTCGTTATTACCAG GAAGAATTGGGATACAGTTAAATGTGGAGGTCCCTGAGGATACTGAGCTTGTGGAACAGTTACAAGAAGGCTGTATATGGCGCCAGGCAAGAGGAGCTGCTACTGAAGTGTCAAGGGTAGAGGATGTAGGAGGATCTTCCGAGAAG GTTGGTGTTGCTCAACAATGGTATGATGAACTGGACAATCTTGCCTTGTCGATATCAGAACCTGATCCAGAGTCAACTGTTGAAGATGAGAGTACGACTAGGGAAACAGGATTTCAGGACGGGAAAGTACACATCAATTGTGTTGTCAATACTAGTCCTGGAACAAGCGAG GTTATTGTTTACGCAGTGTTGtatttaaaactcaaaagaaagcaAGAAGTAGCAGAAGATAATCAGGAGAAATATGCAGCAAGAATAGCAGATATTTTAAACTCGGAGAAGAGTGGAAAGCTGGGAAGAGATTCGTGCCTTCAGCTCTTGTTAAAATCAAACAGAGATTTGAGAGATGTCATCTTTATGAAACCTCTACATGTCAGGATAAAATTGGATTGCCTTGATCACCCGAAGGCTACTAACTCGAAAGAAATTATTCTAACGGACACCGACGTCGAGGTCAATGTATCGCTTAACTTGTGA
- the LOC126584164 gene encoding uncharacterized protein LOC126584164 isoform X5, which produces MLEKMKSLQQRFPRLHIIGFVSGGSIHSAADRSHVIQYTLTEYITFPIILSNKNFTEMANGACCILFKGFKSPVVYHEKDMDLKVLSKAVEDLLVQDDRSSKSLTNLKSTWAKQPEIIKEPYADSLRNFLFHFPGCISADESGNRLFLSDSNHHRIIVFDGNGHILDCIGSSPGFEDGNFESSKLARPAASFYVAAEDCLYFVDSEFACGVSTKNHAIRKADMESRVLETIYPVGDTTKKSNQFWTWITTKLGLKRNAHTRTEGFDLQSLMYPWHLMKSIDDSLVVMNRSFDTLWILNLASGEIKEVVRGFLKILEVCGPQIMEKVALLKQMPHDWLQEQTKVVCSPELLPYAGLLSSFTTLQNHVILCDMVGQRILKLSEESGVCSTFQFSNFGILGLPYWLPSSLEKVYTNGGGVEGVIDHLESFSSLLPGRIGIQLNVEVPEDTELVEQLQEGCIWRQARGAATEVSRVEDVGGSSEKVGVAQQWYDELDNLALSISEPDPESTVEDESTTRETGFQDGKVHINCVVNTSPGTSEVIVYAVLYLKLKRKQEVAEDNQEKYAARIADILNSEKSGKLGRDSCLQLLLKSNRDLRDVIFMKPLHVRIKLDCLDHPKATNSKEIILTDTDVEVNVSLNL; this is translated from the exons ATGTTAGAAAAAATGAAGTCACTTCAACAGAg GTTTCCTCGTCTCCACATTATCGGCTTTGTGTCAGGTGGGTCGATTCACTCAGCTGCTGATCGAAGCCATGTAATCCAATATACACTGACGGAATACATAACATTTCCTATTATATTGTCGAACAAGAACTTCACTGAG ATGGCAAACGGGGCATGCTGCATTTTGTTTAAAGGTTTTAAAAGTCCAGTGGTTTACCATGAGAAGGACATGGATCTCAAAGTTCTTAGTAAAG CTGTTGAGGACTTGCTTGTGCAAGATGATAGGAGTTCCAAGTCGCTTACTAACTTGAAAAGCACTTGGGCGAAGCAACCTGAGATCATTAAGGAACCATATGCTGATTCTTTAAGGAATTTTCTCTTCCACTTCCCAG GCTGCATCTCTGCAGATGAAAGTGGGAACCGCCTCTTCCTTTCTGACAGCAATCATCATCGGATTATTGTATTTGATGGAAATGGGCATATTCTGGACTGT ATTGGTTCCTCCCCAGGTTTTGAGGATGGAAACTTTGAATCTTccaagttggcacgccctgcagCTTCATTTTATGTTGCCGCTGAGGATTGCCTATATTTTGTTGATTCAGAG TTTGCATGTGGGGTCTCTACTAAGAATCATGCCATCAGGAAAGCTGATATGGAGAGCCGGGTTCTGGAAACCATCTATCCAGTGGGAGACACTACTAAGAAGAGTAATCAATTTTGGACCTGGATCACAACCAAGCTAGGTTTGAAACGCAATGCCCATACAAGGACTGAAGGATTTGATTTACAATCATTGATGTATCCTTGGCATCTGATGAAATCTATTGATGACAGTCTTGTTGTTATGAACCGAAG CTTTGATACTCTATGGATCCTAAATTTGGCTTCAGGAGAGATAAAAGAAGTCGTCAGAG GGTTCCTGAAGATTTTGGAGGTCTGTGGACCGCAGATCATGGAGAAAGTAGCGCTGTTGAAACAGATGCCACATGATTGGTTGCAAGAGCAGACCAAGGTTGTTTGTTCACCAGAGCTGCTCCCATATGCTGGCCTATTATCTTCATTTACCACCTTGCAGAATCACGTAATCCTTTGTGATATGG TTGGACAGAGGATTTTGAAACTAAGTGAAGAATCTGGAGTATGTTCGACCtttcagttttcaaattttggaatCCTTGGACTGCCATATTGGTTGCCATCCTCATTGGAGAAAGTATATACTAA TGGAGGTGGAGTTGAGGGAGTGATTGATCATCTTGAATCTTTCAGTTCGTTATTACCAG GAAGAATTGGGATACAGTTAAATGTGGAGGTCCCTGAGGATACTGAGCTTGTGGAACAGTTACAAGAAGGCTGTATATGGCGCCAGGCAAGAGGAGCTGCTACTGAAGTGTCAAGGGTAGAGGATGTAGGAGGATCTTCCGAGAAG GTTGGTGTTGCTCAACAATGGTATGATGAACTGGACAATCTTGCCTTGTCGATATCAGAACCTGATCCAGAGTCAACTGTTGAAGATGAGAGTACGACTAGGGAAACAGGATTTCAGGACGGGAAAGTACACATCAATTGTGTTGTCAATACTAGTCCTGGAACAAGCGAG GTTATTGTTTACGCAGTGTTGtatttaaaactcaaaagaaagcaAGAAGTAGCAGAAGATAATCAGGAGAAATATGCAGCAAGAATAGCAGATATTTTAAACTCGGAGAAGAGTGGAAAGCTGGGAAGAGATTCGTGCCTTCAGCTCTTGTTAAAATCAAACAGAGATTTGAGAGATGTCATCTTTATGAAACCTCTACATGTCAGGATAAAATTGGATTGCCTTGATCACCCGAAGGCTACTAACTCGAAAGAAATTATTCTAACGGACACCGACGTCGAGGTCAATGTATCGCTTAACTTGTGA
- the LOC126584164 gene encoding uncharacterized protein LOC126584164 isoform X4, translated as MLSTTSKVSHERTGELDLLSFIKSTLNVLEGPCHCWLNRTKGGKDSFKRDGTFLVLAGRFLETSLTTSSEAAIMLEKMKSLQQRFPRLHIIGFVSGGSIHSAADRSHVIQYTLTEYITFPIILSNKNFTEMANGACCILFKGFKSPVVYHEKDMDLKVLSKAVEDLLVQDDRSSKSLTNLKSTWAKQPEIIKEPYADSLRNFLFHFPGCISADESGNRLFLSDSNHHRIIVFDGNGHILDCIGSSPGFEDGNFESSKLARPAASFYVAAEDCLYFVDSEFACGVSTKNHAIRKADMESRVLETIYPVGDTTKKSNQFWTWITTKLGLKRNAHTRTEGFDLQSLMYPWHLMKSIDDSLVVMNRSFDTLWILNLASGEIKEVVRGFLKILEVCGPQIMEKVALLKQMPHDWLQEQTKVVCSPELLPYAGLLSSFTTLQNHVILCDMVGQRILKLSEESGVCSTFQFSNFGILGLPYWLPSSLEKVYTNGGGVEGVIDHLESFSSLLPGRIGIQLNVEVPEDTELVEQLQEGCIWRQARGAATEVSRVEDVGGSSEKVGVAQQWYDELDNLALSISEPDPESTVEDESTTRETGFQDGKVHINCVVNTSPGTSEVIVYAVLYLKLKRKQEVAEDNQEKYAARIADILNSEKSGKLGRDSCLQLLLKSNRDLRDVIFMKPLHVRIKLDCLDHPKATNSKEIILTDTDVEVNVSLNL; from the exons AT GCTATCAACCACGTCAAAAGTATCACACGAGCGTACCGGTGAACTTGATCTTTTGTCCTTCATTAAATCCACATTAAATGTGCTCGAAG GTCCTTGCCATTGTTGGTTGAATAGGACCAAGGGAGGCAAAGATTCCTTTAAAAGAGATGGAACTTTCTTGGTTCTTGCTGGACGGTTTCTTGAAACTTCTTTAACAACTAGTTCCGAAGCTGCTATCATGTTAGAAAAAATGAAGTCACTTCAACAGAg GTTTCCTCGTCTCCACATTATCGGCTTTGTGTCAGGTGGGTCGATTCACTCAGCTGCTGATCGAAGCCATGTAATCCAATATACACTGACGGAATACATAACATTTCCTATTATATTGTCGAACAAGAACTTCACTGAG ATGGCAAACGGGGCATGCTGCATTTTGTTTAAAGGTTTTAAAAGTCCAGTGGTTTACCATGAGAAGGACATGGATCTCAAAGTTCTTAGTAAAG CTGTTGAGGACTTGCTTGTGCAAGATGATAGGAGTTCCAAGTCGCTTACTAACTTGAAAAGCACTTGGGCGAAGCAACCTGAGATCATTAAGGAACCATATGCTGATTCTTTAAGGAATTTTCTCTTCCACTTCCCAG GCTGCATCTCTGCAGATGAAAGTGGGAACCGCCTCTTCCTTTCTGACAGCAATCATCATCGGATTATTGTATTTGATGGAAATGGGCATATTCTGGACTGT ATTGGTTCCTCCCCAGGTTTTGAGGATGGAAACTTTGAATCTTccaagttggcacgccctgcagCTTCATTTTATGTTGCCGCTGAGGATTGCCTATATTTTGTTGATTCAGAG TTTGCATGTGGGGTCTCTACTAAGAATCATGCCATCAGGAAAGCTGATATGGAGAGCCGGGTTCTGGAAACCATCTATCCAGTGGGAGACACTACTAAGAAGAGTAATCAATTTTGGACCTGGATCACAACCAAGCTAGGTTTGAAACGCAATGCCCATACAAGGACTGAAGGATTTGATTTACAATCATTGATGTATCCTTGGCATCTGATGAAATCTATTGATGACAGTCTTGTTGTTATGAACCGAAG CTTTGATACTCTATGGATCCTAAATTTGGCTTCAGGAGAGATAAAAGAAGTCGTCAGAG GGTTCCTGAAGATTTTGGAGGTCTGTGGACCGCAGATCATGGAGAAAGTAGCGCTGTTGAAACAGATGCCACATGATTGGTTGCAAGAGCAGACCAAGGTTGTTTGTTCACCAGAGCTGCTCCCATATGCTGGCCTATTATCTTCATTTACCACCTTGCAGAATCACGTAATCCTTTGTGATATGG TTGGACAGAGGATTTTGAAACTAAGTGAAGAATCTGGAGTATGTTCGACCtttcagttttcaaattttggaatCCTTGGACTGCCATATTGGTTGCCATCCTCATTGGAGAAAGTATATACTAA TGGAGGTGGAGTTGAGGGAGTGATTGATCATCTTGAATCTTTCAGTTCGTTATTACCAG GAAGAATTGGGATACAGTTAAATGTGGAGGTCCCTGAGGATACTGAGCTTGTGGAACAGTTACAAGAAGGCTGTATATGGCGCCAGGCAAGAGGAGCTGCTACTGAAGTGTCAAGGGTAGAGGATGTAGGAGGATCTTCCGAGAAG GTTGGTGTTGCTCAACAATGGTATGATGAACTGGACAATCTTGCCTTGTCGATATCAGAACCTGATCCAGAGTCAACTGTTGAAGATGAGAGTACGACTAGGGAAACAGGATTTCAGGACGGGAAAGTACACATCAATTGTGTTGTCAATACTAGTCCTGGAACAAGCGAG GTTATTGTTTACGCAGTGTTGtatttaaaactcaaaagaaagcaAGAAGTAGCAGAAGATAATCAGGAGAAATATGCAGCAAGAATAGCAGATATTTTAAACTCGGAGAAGAGTGGAAAGCTGGGAAGAGATTCGTGCCTTCAGCTCTTGTTAAAATCAAACAGAGATTTGAGAGATGTCATCTTTATGAAACCTCTACATGTCAGGATAAAATTGGATTGCCTTGATCACCCGAAGGCTACTAACTCGAAAGAAATTATTCTAACGGACACCGACGTCGAGGTCAATGTATCGCTTAACTTGTGA